A genomic segment from Candidatus Brocadia sp. encodes:
- a CDS encoding PAS domain S-box protein, producing MKVLLIGAGKGGSALLSILYEDKEIEIVGVVDNNQHAEGLKIARQYNIPAYSHYENLIKREDLDVIIDVTKNPQVLIDIEKNKPANTEILGGLSAKLIWSLVEERKKKEEEIQKSLSEQKALYRIGIMLSSAREMNEVFQTIVRSGLEITNTPAGSLALYDAEKNELELTAVHGFSPEFSLKATRWKVRPGGLTSKILSQKQPFVVPDISGESSIDTKVIMAEGIRSLVATPLTTENRIVGILYVDDYKPRTFTKRDISILGLLATQATIAIEKAKIQEQLELKNQKLKHTMDYLQNILDNSADMIITTDIENNVVEFNKCAEEILGYLQNEIAGKPLAGLFTNPDQCRMLLEKIKREGKVSNQETQFITRERKIVDISLTLSQLKDTAGNMIGTVGISKDITEFKRTQAQLIQAGKLAGIGQLAAGIAHEINNPLSGVLGYAKRLMKKAEDEELRKVPAFKTFPREMKLIADSALRCKKIIEGLLKFSRTSETESMNVNVNEVIDESLVLFGNQLSSHNVELNKVLNPDIPTIRANHTQIQQVFTDIIINALQAMPQGGKLTIVTRPINSFAVEIEFTDTGEGISKENLTKIFEPFFTTREPGKGTGLGLYMIYRILQNHHGRIDVKSEVGQGATFTITLPYSH from the coding sequence ATGAAGGTACTTCTCATCGGGGCAGGGAAAGGCGGATCTGCCCTTTTATCCATCCTGTACGAAGATAAGGAAATTGAGATTGTTGGAGTGGTGGATAACAATCAACATGCTGAAGGACTAAAGATTGCAAGGCAATACAATATCCCTGCCTACTCCCATTATGAAAACCTGATAAAAAGGGAAGATCTCGATGTTATCATCGATGTTACAAAAAATCCACAAGTACTCATTGATATAGAAAAAAATAAACCTGCAAACACTGAGATTCTGGGTGGTTTGAGTGCCAAACTTATATGGAGCCTGGTAGAGGAACGGAAGAAAAAAGAGGAGGAAATCCAAAAAAGTCTTTCTGAACAGAAGGCCCTTTACCGTATTGGGATTATGCTTTCCTCCGCGCGGGAAATGAATGAAGTGTTTCAAACCATCGTGAGAAGCGGCCTGGAAATAACAAACACTCCTGCCGGAAGCCTTGCTTTGTATGACGCAGAAAAAAACGAACTGGAACTCACCGCTGTACATGGTTTCAGCCCGGAGTTTTCTTTAAAAGCAACACGATGGAAGGTAAGACCCGGTGGCCTTACCAGCAAAATCCTTTCACAAAAACAGCCATTTGTGGTACCCGACATCAGCGGGGAGTCTTCAATCGACACAAAAGTTATTATGGCTGAAGGCATTCGCTCCCTGGTAGCCACCCCTCTCACCACTGAAAACAGGATTGTGGGTATCCTTTATGTAGACGATTACAAACCACGTACCTTTACCAAACGAGACATTTCTATCCTGGGACTCCTGGCAACACAAGCAACCATTGCTATCGAAAAGGCAAAAATACAAGAGCAGCTTGAATTGAAAAATCAGAAACTCAAGCATACCATGGATTACCTGCAAAATATCCTGGACAATTCTGCTGATATGATCATCACCACAGATATAGAAAATAATGTGGTAGAATTTAATAAATGTGCGGAAGAGATCCTGGGATACTTACAAAATGAGATTGCAGGAAAGCCGCTCGCTGGATTATTTACTAACCCAGATCAATGCAGAATGTTATTAGAAAAGATTAAAAGAGAAGGGAAAGTCTCCAATCAGGAAACCCAGTTTATCACAAGGGAAAGGAAGATCGTTGATATCAGCCTTACCCTGTCTCAGCTCAAAGATACTGCGGGGAATATGATCGGAACCGTTGGAATTAGCAAAGATATTACGGAATTTAAGAGAACCCAGGCACAACTCATCCAGGCTGGAAAACTTGCCGGTATAGGTCAATTGGCTGCCGGCATTGCCCATGAAATTAACAACCCGCTGAGTGGCGTATTAGGATACGCCAAAAGGCTTATGAAAAAGGCAGAGGACGAAGAACTCCGGAAAGTCCCGGCCTTCAAGACCTTCCCCAGAGAAATGAAACTGATCGCCGATTCCGCCCTGCGCTGCAAGAAAATCATCGAAGGCCTCCTGAAATTCTCCCGCACATCGGAGACAGAAAGTATGAACGTAAATGTGAATGAAGTAATTGATGAATCTCTGGTACTGTTCGGGAATCAGTTATCATCCCACAACGTTGAACTAAACAAGGTTTTAAACCCCGACATTCCCACGATTCGTGCAAATCATACTCAGATACAACAAGTTTTTACTGATATAATTATCAATGCACTGCAGGCCATGCCACAGGGAGGCAAACTGACGATCGTTACGAGGCCTATAAATTCTTTTGCTGTTGAAATTGAATTTACTGACACAGGGGAAGGTATCTCCAAAGAAAATTTAACAAAGATATTCGAACCATTCTTTACTACCCGCGAACCAGGCAAAGGAACAGGTTTGGGACTCTACATGATTTACAGGATTTTACAAAACCATCACGGACGTATCGATGTAAAAAGCGAGGTAGGGCAAGGTGCAACTTTTACGATAACCTTACCCTATAGCCATTAA
- the purQ gene encoding phosphoribosylformylglycinamidine synthase I: MLTPKVLILRTAGTNCDYETRYAFEKAGAKVDVVHINVLLANKKLLKDYQILTLPGGFTYGDDVSAGKILANQIKYNLEEDIKTFIHEKKLILGVCNGFQTLTKAGLLPFINKNHQEATLTFNDSNKFEDRWVYLKVCSNKSVFIKDTDIPAIYLPIAHGEGKFITKDETVLNKITMNHQVVFKYVNERGEEAGYPWNPAGSIQNIAGICDPTGQILGMMPHPERHVEPTQHPHWTRNGLKEWGDGFFIFKNAVQYVKTSF, translated from the coding sequence ATGTTAACACCAAAGGTATTAATCCTCAGAACGGCTGGTACAAATTGCGATTACGAAACCCGATACGCCTTCGAAAAGGCAGGGGCAAAGGTGGATGTTGTTCACATCAACGTCCTCCTTGCCAACAAGAAACTATTGAAAGATTATCAAATATTAACCCTGCCGGGCGGGTTTACCTATGGCGATGATGTTTCCGCAGGTAAAATACTGGCAAACCAGATCAAATACAATTTGGAAGAAGATATTAAAACCTTTATTCATGAGAAAAAACTCATCCTTGGTGTATGTAACGGATTTCAAACACTGACAAAGGCCGGGTTATTGCCATTTATTAATAAAAATCACCAGGAGGCCACTTTAACCTTTAACGACTCGAACAAATTCGAAGATCGATGGGTGTATTTAAAAGTTTGTTCGAATAAATCTGTCTTTATCAAGGATACTGACATTCCGGCAATATATCTGCCCATAGCACACGGGGAAGGGAAGTTTATCACAAAGGACGAAACAGTCCTGAATAAAATCACAATGAATCATCAGGTCGTCTTTAAATACGTAAACGAGCGTGGTGAAGAAGCAGGCTACCCATGGAATCCCGCCGGTTCCATTCAAAATATAGCAGGTATCTGTGACCCGACCGGTCAAATCCTGGGTATGATGCCCCACCCTGAAAGACACGTAGAACCGACACAGCATCCGCATTGGACACGCAACGGACTCAAGGAATGGGGAGACGGGTTTTTCATTTTTAAAAATGCAGTTCAATATGTGAAAACGAGTTTCTGA
- a CDS encoding response regulator encodes MPGERILVIDDEEIICSLLKDTLTDEGYQVETVTDSKEGLEKILRGEPFDVLLTDIRMPKKDGMQILKESKSRMPDMIVIIITGYPSIETIREASEYNAFDYITKPLDPDEVCDCIKRSLEARKLSRELKIPEKPPRILVVDDMQSALFLAEGVLEDEGYHAEIAQNGQEALERFKQKHFDIVIADLHMPGMDGIELLNNIKKLDIKTLVIIMTARPSIESAIQAFRHGAYDYITKPIDPDTIINTIQRGFEKHQLEINTDKLLKRLQDLRQQLIDENTSLMKERDSANNIINAAPDLIITTDEHANIRTINSATVGLLGYKKEELLGKSIDSIFDEKKNFFTGMDFEKMLKEGPVYNYPLTCITNKGSKIKTVWSGAPILDKEKVAKGVVGIGRK; translated from the coding sequence ATGCCAGGCGAAAGAATCTTAGTTATTGACGACGAAGAAATTATCTGCAGTTTACTCAAAGACACCCTGACCGATGAAGGATATCAGGTGGAAACAGTAACCGACAGCAAAGAAGGGCTTGAGAAGATTCTCAGGGGGGAACCTTTTGACGTACTCCTGACGGACATTCGTATGCCGAAAAAAGACGGGATGCAAATACTCAAGGAATCAAAAAGTCGCATGCCGGACATGATCGTTATCATCATAACCGGGTATCCGAGTATCGAAACCATTCGGGAGGCAAGTGAATACAATGCCTTTGATTATATTACAAAACCCCTCGATCCTGACGAGGTATGTGATTGTATTAAACGTTCCCTGGAAGCACGAAAATTATCCAGAGAACTAAAAATCCCCGAAAAACCGCCCAGGATACTTGTGGTAGACGACATGCAATCGGCATTGTTTCTGGCAGAAGGCGTATTGGAAGACGAGGGTTATCATGCAGAAATCGCACAAAACGGTCAGGAAGCCCTCGAAAGGTTCAAACAAAAACACTTTGATATCGTAATCGCCGACCTCCACATGCCTGGCATGGACGGCATCGAACTCCTGAACAACATCAAAAAGCTGGATATCAAGACGCTGGTCATCATCATGACGGCACGCCCCAGCATAGAATCGGCCATCCAGGCCTTCCGGCATGGTGCCTACGACTATATTACAAAACCTATCGACCCCGATACGATCATTAACACCATCCAGCGGGGATTTGAAAAACACCAACTCGAGATCAATACGGATAAATTACTAAAACGCCTTCAGGACTTACGCCAACAATTGATCGATGAAAATACATCGCTCATGAAAGAAAGAGACTCTGCGAATAACATCATAAATGCCGCACCGGACCTTATTATCACAACAGACGAGCATGCCAATATACGCACCATTAATAGCGCAACTGTAGGACTTCTGGGCTATAAAAAGGAAGAACTCCTGGGAAAATCCATTGATAGTATCTTTGACGAAAAGAAAAACTTTTTTACGGGAATGGATTTTGAGAAGATGTTAAAAGAAGGCCCCGTTTACAACTATCCCCTGACCTGCATCACAAATAAAGGTAGTAAGATAAAGACCGTCTGGTCTGGCGCTCCTATCCTCGACAAGGAAAAAGTGGCAAAAGGTGTTGTGGGAATCGGGAGAAAATAG
- the nuoE gene encoding NADH-quinone oxidoreductase subunit NuoE has translation MQKTVTINKENTSAVDLSKCRSILSKYNNATPADLIPILQQVQDAYGYLPQNALEEITTGTRIPLSKIYGVITFYSQFSLEPRGKHTIKVCTGTACHIKGAPDIKKKITEVLRINEGETTQDYKFSYEPVACLGTCFLAPVMMIDDRYYGKLTVEKTETILKSY, from the coding sequence ATGCAGAAAACTGTTACCATAAACAAAGAAAATACATCTGCGGTTGATTTATCCAAATGTCGGTCCATACTTTCAAAATATAACAACGCAACCCCTGCAGACCTTATCCCTATCTTACAACAAGTGCAGGATGCGTATGGATATTTACCCCAAAACGCTTTGGAAGAAATAACAACCGGAACACGCATCCCCCTGAGCAAGATTTACGGCGTCATCACCTTTTACTCACAATTTTCTTTGGAACCCAGGGGCAAACATACGATTAAGGTTTGTACCGGTACGGCATGCCATATCAAAGGTGCACCTGATATAAAGAAAAAAATCACGGAAGTCCTTCGGATCAATGAGGGAGAAACAACACAGGATTACAAATTCTCGTATGAACCGGTAGCCTGTCTGGGAACATGTTTTCTGGCACCGGTCATGATGATTGACGATAGATATTACGGAAAACTGACTGTTGAAAAAACAGAGACTATTCTTAAGAGCTATTAA
- a CDS encoding formate dehydrogenase subunit alpha — MVSLLIDGKKVEAESTQTILQAAQKVGIRIPTLCHDPRLAPSGACRMCVVEVEGARSLVASCATPVSEGMKISTRSESVTRARKLNLELIWSNHPNDCLTCDKAGECQLQKFMYEYDVKTSRFVEQNPPPTPDDSNPGIYRDMNKCILCGKCVRICDEVQNQHIWAFSNRGMQTSIATAFEKPLKDAGCVFCGHCVSVCPVGALMDKPAAKKGRSWETKKVRTVCSYCGVGCSLVLHVKGGEILKVTADTHDAPNYGSLCVKGRYGYEFYKSPDRLKSPLIRDRIDQPFREASWDEAISLVAGKLIEIKQKYGADTVGCLSSSRGTNEENYLAQKFARAVIGTNNMDNCARVCHGPSVTGLRASLGSGAATNSLADIEGAEVLIVSGSNTTEAHPVAALKIKKAVRQNGAKLIVIDPREIELVQYATVWLRLKPGTNVALINGLLHVILKEGLENREFIQQRTENIDMLRQVAAQYTPEKTEEITGVPKEDIIKAARIYAGTRKGMIVYGLGMTEHKAGSHGVMSLANLALITGNVGRPNTGINPLRGQNNVQGSCDMGALPDVYSCYQKVDDPVANKKFSETWNCQLPTKPGLKEPQMYRAALAGKLKAMYIIGYDPAATQANIHHVRSAIKKLDFLVVQELFMTETAKLAHVILPAGCFFEKDGTFTNAERRVRLLNQAIPLPKGTKHDWEIICLIASAMGYPMQYNHPGEIMREIASLTPEFAGIDYERLKGDGLVWPVWDKKHPGTPILHKDTFTRGKGRFNDLLYTPSEELPDDNYPLYLTTGRRLYHYNNGSMSLRNPEIYSISSEEFVEIHPGEAEALGIKTGDTVRVKSRRGSLEVKAHVTPKSRPGSVFLSFHFPETPTNVLTGPGEDLLALTPEYKVCAVKVEKI; from the coding sequence ATGGTATCTTTGTTAATCGATGGGAAAAAAGTGGAGGCTGAATCTACTCAAACCATTTTACAAGCTGCACAAAAAGTGGGAATTCGTATTCCCACCTTGTGTCACGACCCACGGCTCGCCCCTTCCGGGGCCTGTCGGATGTGCGTGGTAGAGGTAGAGGGTGCGCGATCCCTGGTCGCTTCCTGTGCAACCCCTGTCTCAGAAGGAATGAAGATCTCTACCCGGAGTGAATCAGTAACACGTGCACGAAAACTCAATCTGGAGCTTATCTGGTCTAACCATCCCAATGATTGTCTGACATGCGACAAGGCAGGGGAATGCCAGCTTCAAAAATTTATGTATGAATATGATGTAAAGACCTCACGGTTTGTCGAACAAAATCCGCCCCCAACGCCAGACGATTCAAACCCCGGCATCTACCGGGATATGAACAAATGCATTCTCTGCGGAAAATGCGTCAGGATTTGTGATGAGGTTCAAAACCAGCACATCTGGGCATTTTCAAACCGCGGGATGCAAACCTCAATCGCAACGGCCTTTGAAAAACCCTTAAAAGATGCAGGTTGTGTATTTTGCGGGCACTGCGTTTCCGTATGTCCGGTAGGCGCCCTCATGGATAAACCTGCTGCAAAAAAGGGTCGCTCCTGGGAAACCAAGAAGGTGCGCACGGTTTGCAGTTACTGCGGTGTGGGGTGCAGCCTCGTGCTTCATGTGAAAGGGGGTGAAATTCTCAAGGTAACGGCCGATACCCATGATGCCCCAAATTATGGCAGTTTGTGTGTCAAGGGTCGATATGGATACGAGTTTTACAAGAGCCCGGACCGTTTAAAGTCCCCATTGATTCGAGATCGTATTGACCAGCCCTTTCGGGAGGCAAGCTGGGATGAGGCGATCAGCCTGGTAGCCGGGAAACTGATAGAGATCAAGCAGAAATATGGTGCAGATACAGTTGGATGCCTCAGTTCCTCAAGAGGTACAAACGAAGAAAATTATCTGGCTCAAAAATTTGCCCGTGCCGTGATAGGAACCAACAATATGGATAACTGTGCACGGGTATGCCACGGTCCGTCAGTAACAGGCCTTAGGGCCTCGTTAGGAAGCGGAGCGGCTACCAATTCTCTGGCTGATATTGAGGGCGCAGAAGTCCTTATCGTCAGCGGTTCCAATACCACAGAGGCACATCCTGTCGCAGCCTTAAAAATCAAAAAAGCGGTACGGCAGAACGGGGCAAAACTCATCGTAATTGATCCGCGGGAGATAGAACTCGTCCAGTACGCAACCGTGTGGTTACGTTTAAAACCGGGCACCAACGTAGCCCTTATCAACGGACTGTTGCATGTTATTTTAAAAGAAGGTCTGGAAAACAGGGAATTTATCCAGCAACGGACAGAGAACATAGACATGTTACGACAGGTAGCAGCCCAGTATACCCCTGAAAAGACAGAGGAAATTACAGGGGTACCAAAAGAGGATATCATTAAGGCTGCCAGAATTTACGCCGGCACTCGGAAGGGTATGATTGTCTACGGATTGGGAATGACCGAACATAAGGCCGGCTCTCATGGCGTCATGTCCCTGGCCAATTTGGCTTTGATTACGGGCAATGTGGGCAGACCAAATACCGGGATCAATCCGCTTCGCGGACAGAATAACGTCCAGGGTTCGTGCGATATGGGGGCATTGCCGGACGTATACAGTTGTTACCAGAAGGTAGATGATCCTGTTGCCAATAAGAAATTTTCTGAGACATGGAATTGCCAACTTCCCACAAAACCCGGCTTAAAAGAACCCCAGATGTACAGGGCTGCCCTGGCAGGAAAACTAAAAGCAATGTATATCATTGGATATGACCCCGCTGCGACACAGGCCAATATCCATCATGTGCGGTCAGCCATAAAAAAACTTGATTTCCTTGTAGTACAGGAGCTTTTTATGACGGAGACGGCAAAACTGGCCCATGTGATACTCCCCGCTGGCTGTTTCTTTGAGAAAGACGGCACCTTTACCAACGCAGAAAGAAGGGTCAGGCTGCTGAATCAAGCCATCCCATTGCCTAAGGGGACAAAACATGATTGGGAAATCATATGCCTGATAGCCAGCGCTATGGGTTATCCCATGCAGTATAACCATCCAGGAGAAATTATGAGGGAAATTGCCAGCCTTACCCCGGAGTTTGCGGGAATTGATTACGAGCGGCTTAAAGGGGATGGATTGGTTTGGCCTGTGTGGGACAAGAAACATCCTGGCACACCCATTTTGCATAAAGACACATTCACAAGGGGAAAAGGAAGGTTTAACGACCTCTTGTACACCCCTTCGGAGGAATTACCCGATGACAACTATCCTTTATATCTGACCACAGGCCGTCGCCTTTACCATTACAACAACGGCTCCATGTCATTACGAAACCCGGAAATTTATTCAATCAGTTCTGAGGAATTCGTCGAAATCCATCCCGGCGAGGCTGAAGCATTGGGAATAAAAACAGGGGATACTGTAAGGGTAAAATCAAGACGTGGTTCTTTGGAAGTAAAGGCACATGTTACACCAAAGTCTCGACCCGGGAGCGTATTCCTGTCCTTCCATTTCCCGGAAACCCCAACGAATGTTCTGACGGGTCCAGGGGAAGACCTATTGGCGCTTACCCCCGAATATAAGGTGTGTGCTGTAAAGGTAGAGAAGATTTAG
- a CDS encoding type II toxin-antitoxin system RelE/ParE family toxin, protein MGKIHWSKTAQRNLEEIADYIAQDSPFYAINFIERVLQDIEKLGDFPKIGRIVPEFKKENIREIIFHNYRIVYKAKIAYLLFHYVMEVLISLERQKLKVGKSNNLTGIYGEIENDFISLFKSLIKRPKEI, encoded by the coding sequence ATGGGTAAAATCCATTGGTCAAAAACAGCACAACGAAATCTTGAAGAAATAGCTGACTATATTGCACAAGATTCTCCTTTCTATGCAATAAACTTTATTGAAAGGGTTTTGCAAGATATTGAAAAGCTTGGTGATTTCCCAAAAATCGGGAGAATAGTGCCGGAATTTAAAAAAGAAAATATCAGAGAAATAATATTTCATAATTACCGGATTGTTTATAAGGCAAAGATTGCATATTTATTGTTTCATTATGTCATGGAAGTATTGATATCGTTAGAAAGGCAAAAACTGAAAGTTGGGAAATCAAATAATCTTACAGGAATATATGGAGAAATTGAAAACGACTTTATTTCTTTATTTAAAAGCCTTATAAAAAGGCCAAAGGAAATATGA
- the nuoF gene encoding NADH-quinone oxidoreductase subunit NuoF yields MEKLKNPDDLQKFRKSLESKHRPDTVRIFICTTGCRALGAEEVCKAFKTEIERQSLTDKIEIVDTGCQGLCARAPVMTIEPMGVFYGRVTETDVPEIISRTILKGEIIERLCYVEAGKRVPYIRDIPFYSKQKKIVLKNCGTIDPKNINEYILREGYLAFSKVLSGMTPDQVIDEIKNSGLRGRGGAGFPTGNKWEFVKKAQGDIKYLICNGDEGDPGAFMDRAVLEGDPNSVIEGMLIGAYAIGSRKGIIYVRAEYPIAVEHLKIAIEQAKSLGLLGENILGSNFSFDLDIKMGAGAFVCGEETALIASIEGKRGMPRPRPPFPATSGLWGKPTNINNVETFANVPVIILKGSEWYKAIGTETSKGTKIFALAGNVKNTGLVEVPMGTTLREIVFDIGGGIPGRKKFKAAQMGGPSGGCVPAQHLDLPIDYETVKEVGAIMGSGGLIVMDDSASMVDIARYFMEFCQDESCGKCVPCRIGTKRMLDILTRITKGQGKKEDIGLLKELAEVTKTASLCGLGQTAANPVLSTIRYYLNEYEELIDKKGVHTSPQQNPTTQP; encoded by the coding sequence GTGGAAAAATTAAAAAACCCTGATGATCTCCAGAAGTTCAGGAAATCCCTTGAATCGAAACATCGCCCTGACACGGTACGCATATTTATCTGTACCACAGGTTGCAGGGCACTGGGAGCGGAAGAAGTATGCAAGGCATTCAAGACTGAGATTGAAAGGCAATCACTTACAGATAAGATAGAAATTGTAGACACGGGTTGTCAGGGTCTCTGTGCCAGAGCCCCCGTCATGACCATAGAACCCATGGGCGTTTTCTATGGACGGGTAACGGAAACCGATGTCCCGGAAATTATTTCCCGAACCATCCTGAAAGGGGAAATTATTGAACGTCTCTGTTATGTGGAGGCAGGCAAACGCGTCCCTTATATCCGTGATATCCCTTTTTACAGCAAACAAAAAAAGATTGTCCTTAAAAATTGCGGTACTATCGATCCAAAAAATATAAATGAATACATCCTGAGGGAGGGATATTTGGCATTTTCAAAGGTACTCTCCGGCATGACACCAGACCAGGTCATCGATGAGATTAAAAACTCAGGTCTGCGGGGCAGGGGTGGAGCAGGGTTTCCAACAGGAAACAAATGGGAATTCGTCAAAAAGGCACAGGGAGATATAAAATATTTAATCTGTAATGGAGACGAAGGAGATCCGGGCGCCTTTATGGACCGGGCAGTTCTCGAAGGCGACCCCAACTCAGTTATCGAAGGAATGCTTATCGGTGCTTATGCAATTGGGTCACGAAAAGGAATTATCTATGTACGCGCAGAATATCCCATCGCCGTGGAGCATCTGAAAATTGCCATAGAACAAGCAAAATCACTCGGTCTCTTGGGTGAAAACATCCTCGGATCAAATTTCAGCTTTGATCTGGACATCAAGATGGGTGCCGGTGCATTCGTATGCGGGGAAGAAACCGCCCTCATAGCCTCCATAGAAGGGAAGAGAGGCATGCCGCGTCCCCGTCCTCCATTCCCGGCAACCAGTGGTCTTTGGGGAAAACCTACAAACATTAATAATGTAGAAACCTTTGCAAATGTACCCGTCATCATCCTGAAAGGTTCTGAATGGTATAAGGCCATTGGCACAGAAACCAGTAAAGGTACAAAAATATTTGCCCTGGCAGGCAATGTGAAAAATACCGGCCTTGTTGAAGTTCCAATGGGAACAACACTCCGTGAGATTGTCTTTGATATCGGGGGAGGTATTCCGGGTCGGAAAAAATTCAAGGCTGCACAGATGGGTGGTCCTTCCGGTGGGTGCGTACCCGCCCAGCATCTTGACCTTCCCATCGATTATGAAACCGTTAAAGAGGTGGGGGCTATTATGGGTTCCGGTGGTCTTATTGTAATGGATGACTCAGCCTCCATGGTCGATATTGCACGGTATTTTATGGAATTTTGTCAGGATGAATCCTGCGGAAAGTGTGTGCCGTGCAGGATCGGAACAAAGAGAATGCTCGACATCCTCACACGGATTACCAAGGGGCAGGGCAAGAAAGAGGATATTGGTTTATTAAAGGAACTGGCCGAGGTCACCAAAACAGCGTCCTTATGTGGTCTTGGACAAACGGCAGCAAACCCGGTACTTTCTACCATCCGTTACTATCTTAATGAATACGAGGAATTAATCGATAAAAAAGGCGTCCACACTTCACCGCAACAGAATCCCACAACACAACCTTAA